A single region of the Brassica rapa cultivar Chiifu-401-42 chromosome A03, CAAS_Brap_v3.01, whole genome shotgun sequence genome encodes:
- the LOC103862301 gene encoding uncharacterized protein LOC103862301 isoform X2 encodes MLGSSEWSSGCESGWTLYLDHSVSSFPSSSCFRDINGFENRRRSKDSWSQNYVHQEEDEEEDLSMMSDASSGPRNVCEEDSVKKLNSVGPKKQNKSEKKRRDYEKMNSVLDDTASSHMLQKSVGGNKIEQTFPESTLDYSQGFSATHIQDKAAFQEQYGYLQMETRY; translated from the exons ATGTTGGGTTCATCAGAATGGAGTAGTGGATGCGAGTCAGGATGGACTTTGTACTTAGACCATTCTGTTTCTTCTTTTCCAAGTTCTTCTTGTTTCCGAGACATTAATGGGTTTGAaaacagaagaagaagcaaagatTCTTGGAGTCAAAACTACGTGcatcaagaagaagatgaagaagaagatttgtCGATGATGTCAGATGCATCTTCTGGCCCAAGGAATGTTTGCGAGGAAGATTCTGTGAAAAAGTTAAACAGTGTTGGTCCCAAGAAACAGAACAAGagtgaaaagaaaagaagagattatgagaaaaTGAACTCGGTTCTTGATGATACTGCTAGTTCTCAT ATGTTGCAGAAAAGTGTGGGTGGTAATAAGATAGAGCAAACCTTTCCAGAGAGTACATTGGATTATTCGCAAGGCTTCTCGGCAACTCACATTCAG GACAAAGCAGCATTCCAAGAACAATATGGTTATTTGCAAATGGAAACAAGATACTAG
- the LOC103862301 gene encoding uncharacterized protein LOC103862301 isoform X1, with the protein MLGSSEWSSGCESGWTLYLDHSVSSFPSSSCFRDINGFENRRRSKDSWSQNYVHQEEDEEEDLSMMSDASSGPRNVCEEDSVKKLNSVGPKKQNKSEKKRRDYEKMNSVLDDTASSHMLQKSVGGNKIEQTFPESTLDYSQGFSATHIQVTPSLFSALSEILLSTRDLSQETHYVCLFINK; encoded by the exons ATGTTGGGTTCATCAGAATGGAGTAGTGGATGCGAGTCAGGATGGACTTTGTACTTAGACCATTCTGTTTCTTCTTTTCCAAGTTCTTCTTGTTTCCGAGACATTAATGGGTTTGAaaacagaagaagaagcaaagatTCTTGGAGTCAAAACTACGTGcatcaagaagaagatgaagaagaagatttgtCGATGATGTCAGATGCATCTTCTGGCCCAAGGAATGTTTGCGAGGAAGATTCTGTGAAAAAGTTAAACAGTGTTGGTCCCAAGAAACAGAACAAGagtgaaaagaaaagaagagattatgagaaaaTGAACTCGGTTCTTGATGATACTGCTAGTTCTCAT ATGTTGCAGAAAAGTGTGGGTGGTAATAAGATAGAGCAAACCTTTCCAGAGAGTACATTGGATTATTCGCAAGGCTTCTCGGCAACTCACATTCAGGTTACTCCCTCTCTCTTTTCTGCTCTCAGTGAGATTCTGTTGAGTACACGTGACTTGTCTCAAGAGACTCACTATGTGTGTTTGTTTATCAACAAGTAG
- the LOC103862302 gene encoding protein SHORT HYPOCOTYL IN WHITE LIGHT 1 — MPLSASISSPSSLALLSARSRSPLSFFISTPKTLIISRTPDPPCTSLFASRRPRDFINGRRDGFVDGDRSWNRKIRPEYGIDEDYEEDEDEEEEEEEEEDRSLDLLLRFVENVFRKVSKRARKAVRSVLPVSISTKLVGFSVNGVLILAFLWILKAFLEVACTLGTIVFTSILFIRGLWAGVAYVQESRNNRINDLADDPRAWNGVQPAS, encoded by the exons ATGCCACTGTCCGCATCAATATCATCGCCGTCTTCTCTCGCTCTTCTCTCAGCCCGATCACGATCGcctctctccttcttcatctccacTCCCAAAACCCTAATCATATCCAGAACCCCTGATCCTCCTTGCACTTCCCTTTTTGCTTCCCGGCGACCCCGCGACTTCATCAAC GGGAGGAGGGATGGTTTCGTAGACGGTGATCGGAGCTGGAACCGGAAGATCAGACCGGAGTATGGGATCGATGAGGATTACGAAGAGGACGaagacgaggaggaggaggaggaagaagaagaagatagaagCTTGGATCTTTTACTTCGGTTCGTCGAGAATGTCTTCAGAAAAGTTTCGAAGCGAGCAAGGAAAGCCGTCCGATCTGTTTTGCCTGTTTCCATCTCCACCAAGCTG GTGGGCTTCTCAGTGAACGGCGTACTTATACTTGCATTTTTATGGATCTTGAAGGCCTTTCTCGAG GTAGCTTGCACACTTGGGACTATTGTATTTACGAGCATTCTATTTATACGGGGACTTTGGGCTGGTGTAGCATACGTACAAGAAAGCCGCAACAACAGGATCAATGACCTTGCTGATGACCCACGTGCATGGAACGGGGTGCAGCCAGCTTCTTGA